One region of Quercus lobata isolate SW786 chromosome 2, ValleyOak3.0 Primary Assembly, whole genome shotgun sequence genomic DNA includes:
- the LOC115977495 gene encoding serine hydroxymethyltransferase 7-like, with protein MDLTHPQSTLSLGFSSPSPQPSPRHNNHRTQIADDSISLQLDSSLREPTPLAPPTIPLQLLESNGAVSPPHHHHHHQDDEIRLLGHCVKRRRPDPETTTTSSSSIESRRNSVRAWGGAPLHAADPEIFEIMEKEKQRQFKGIELIASENFVCRAVMEALGSHLTNKYSEGMPGARYYGGNQYIDDIETLCCDRALAAFGLEPENWGVNVQPYSCTSANFAVYTGLLLPGDRIMGLDTPSGGNTSHGYYTPNGRKVSGASIFFESLPYKVNPQTGYIDFDKLEERALDFRPKILICGGSSYPREWDYARFRQVADRCGAVLMCDMAQISGLVAAKECVNPFDYCDIVTSTTHKSLRGPRGGIIFYRKGLKPRKRGMLLSQGDESDQYDFEEKINFAVFPSLQGGPHNNHTAALAIALKQVATPKYKAYMQQVKKNTQALASALLRRKCRLVTGGTDNHLILWDLRPLGLTGKNYEKVCEMCHITLNKITIFGDNGAITPGGVRIGTPAMTSRGCLESDFETMAEFLLRAAQIASTVQREHGKKGFLKVFQGNKDIVDLRTRVESFATQFAMPGFDI; from the exons ATGGATTTGACCCACCCGCAATCCACTCTCTCTCTAGGGTTCTCATCACCATCACCACAACCCTCGCCCCGCCACAACAACCACCGTACCCAAATCGCCGACGACTCCATCTCTCTCCAACTCGACTCCTCTCTCCGCGAACCCACTCCTCTCGCTCCTCCCACCATCCCTCTCCAACTCCTCGAATCCAACGGCGCCGTTTCGcccccccaccaccaccaccaccaccaagacGACGAAATCCGCCTCCTCGGCCACTGCGTCAAACGCCGCCGTCCCGACCCCGAAACGACCACCACCTCCTCCTCGTCGATCGAGTCGCGAAGGAACTCCGTGCGCGCGTGGGGAGGCGCGCCTCTCCACGCGGCGGACCCGGAGATATTCGAGATCATGGAGAAGGAGAAGCAGCGGCAATTCAAAGGGATCGAATTGATCGCCTCCGAGAATTTCGTGTGTCGCGCGGTAATGGAAGCTCTCGGAAGCCACTTGACGAACAAATACTCCGAGGGAATGCCCGGAGCGCGATACTACGGCGGAAACCAATACATCGACGACATCGAGACTCTATGCTGCGACCGCGCATTGGCGGCGTTCGGCCTCGAACCGGAGAATTGGGGAGTCAACGTGCAGCCGTATTCGTGTACCTCGGCGAATTTCGCGGTTTACACGGGGCTTTTGCTGCCCGGCGATCGGATTATGGGGTTGGACACGCCGTCAGGTGGGAACACGAGTCACGGGTACTATACCCCGAACGGGAGGAAGGTTTCGGGGGCGTCGATTTTCTTCGAGAGTTTGCCGTATAAGGTGAATCCGCAAACTGGGTATATTGATTTCGATAAGCTGGAGGAGAGGGCATTGGATTTTAGGCCTAAGATATTGATTTGTGGAGGGAGTTCGTACCCGAGGGAGTGGGATTATGCAAGGTTTAGGCAGGTTGCGGATAGGTGTGGTGCTGTTTTGATGTGTGATATGGCGCAAATTAGCGGGCTCGTTGCGGCTAAG GAGTGTGTTAACCCTTTTGACTACTGTGACATTGTCACCTCAACAACTCATAAAAGTCTTCGAGGTCCTAGGGgaggtataattttttataggaaGGGTTTGAAGCCAAGGAAGAGAGGAATGCTTTTAAGTCAAGGAGATGAAAGTGACCAATATGACTTTGAGGAAAAGATAAACTTTGCAGTGTTTCCATCATTGCAAGGTGGACCACACAATAACCACACTGCTGCTCTTGCCATAGCATTAAAACAGGTGGCTACACCCAAGTACAAGGCATACATGCAGCAGGTGAAGAAAAATACTCAGGCTCTAGCGTCTGCTTTATTGAGAAGAAAATGCAGGTTGGTTACTGGAGGCACAGACAACCATTTGATACTGTGGGATCTAAGGCCTCTTGGATTAACAG GTAAGAATTATGAGAAAGTATGTGAGATGTGTCACATAACTCTcaataaaattactattttcGGTGACAATGGAGCCATCACTCCTGGAGGAGTAAGAATTG GTACCCCTGCTATGACATCTAGAGGATGTCTAGAGTCTGATTTTGAGACAATGGCTGAATTCCTCCTCAGAGCTGCACAGATTGCTAGTACAGTGCAGAGAGAGCATGGGAAGAAGGGTTTTTTGAAGGTTTTCCAAGGTAACAAGGACATTGTTGACCTCCGGACCCGAGTTGAAAGTTTTGCAACACAGTTTGCAATGCCAGGATTTGACATTTGA